A genomic segment from Legionella quinlivanii encodes:
- a CDS encoding competence/damage-inducible protein A, with protein sequence MTIALLATGDEIINGDTLNSNAHYLAHALSSEGLTVGRHMSCSDSQADIHECIQFLAKDHSILIIIGGLGPTSDDRTRFALGQFMGTPLIEFPKALEHVQNRLLRSKLALTEGNRQQAKFPPQAVLLPNPNGTALGCLCEWNGQLFFLLPGPPRECHPMFNEHVLPRLQSTDHENTRLLKWRAFGVAEGQIAQQLDDALKNIDCVTGYRLETPYVECKVRCKPELIAEVNTIVEPILRPHLITRSDKKASEEFIMALCESGIKLAVIDKATGGHLQTLIHKPENREQLRFHDHSEADLHFEITGLSEYWQQSPNSGTTQLTIHWRREDEQGSETHSLPYRSALVVHSATEWLCFRMLHLINQLHK encoded by the coding sequence ATGACGATTGCCTTACTTGCGACTGGGGATGAAATCATCAATGGAGATACCCTTAACAGCAATGCCCATTATTTGGCCCATGCCCTGAGTTCGGAAGGGCTGACGGTCGGACGGCATATGTCTTGTAGTGATAGCCAGGCAGATATTCATGAATGCATCCAGTTTTTAGCAAAAGATCATTCCATTCTCATTATTATTGGCGGCTTGGGTCCTACCTCAGATGACCGGACACGCTTTGCCCTCGGTCAATTCATGGGAACCCCTCTGATAGAATTCCCGAAAGCTTTGGAGCATGTACAAAATCGTCTGCTAAGAAGCAAGCTCGCCTTGACTGAGGGCAACCGGCAACAGGCCAAATTCCCTCCACAAGCTGTGCTATTACCGAATCCTAATGGTACCGCCCTGGGTTGTTTATGCGAGTGGAATGGGCAATTATTTTTTTTACTTCCCGGCCCGCCGCGAGAATGCCATCCCATGTTTAACGAACATGTGCTTCCCAGATTACAATCAACAGACCATGAAAATACCCGATTACTGAAATGGCGAGCGTTTGGTGTTGCGGAAGGCCAGATTGCCCAGCAACTGGATGATGCGTTGAAAAATATAGATTGTGTTACCGGTTATCGTCTGGAAACGCCCTATGTCGAATGCAAGGTCCGCTGCAAGCCTGAACTCATCGCAGAGGTTAATACTATTGTAGAACCTATTCTAAGACCCCATTTAATTACCCGAAGTGATAAAAAAGCATCGGAAGAATTTATTATGGCTCTTTGTGAATCAGGGATAAAGCTTGCCGTCATCGACAAAGCAACGGGCGGCCATCTGCAGACTCTCATACATAAACCCGAAAACCGGGAGCAACTCCGATTTCATGATCATAGCGAAGCTGATCTGCACTTTGAGATTACAGGATTAAGCGAGTACTGGCAGCAAAGCCCGAATAGCGGCACAACCCAGTTGACAATCCACTGGCGCCGGGAAGACGAGCAAGGCAGTGAAACACATAGCCTCCCCTATCGCAGCGCCCTGGTAGTTCACTCAGCGACGGAATGGCTATGCTTCCGTATGCTTCATCTCATCAATCAGCTGCATAAGTGA
- a CDS encoding mechanosensitive ion channel family protein: MTELFHNALTFINSTKLLSSLYAAGLIVVGYIVAQRVSTMTNHSISKRFSRHHALLISRIVFYIILGLFAVSSLQHLGFKLGVLLGAAGIFTVAISFASQTAASNLISGIFLLFEHPFKVGDTIELKGINGVVESIDLLSTKLRTSDNKLIRIPNEVLIKSELANLNYFDTRRIDLIIGVAYQSNINEVKATLLDIASHCAQVLKDPAPNVNINNFADSAIELKFMVWVKTEDHSAVKNQLQEIIKEKFDLKGIEMPFPQVTIHRV, from the coding sequence ATGACTGAACTATTTCACAACGCTCTCACTTTTATTAACAGTACCAAGCTGCTCAGCTCGCTTTATGCAGCCGGCTTAATCGTGGTCGGCTACATTGTAGCACAACGAGTAAGCACCATGACTAATCACTCCATCAGCAAACGCTTTTCCCGGCATCATGCCTTACTGATCAGCCGCATTGTATTTTATATTATTCTCGGATTATTTGCCGTATCCAGCCTGCAGCATCTCGGGTTCAAGCTTGGGGTATTGCTGGGAGCGGCAGGTATTTTTACAGTCGCTATCAGTTTTGCCTCGCAAACCGCGGCCTCCAATCTAATCAGCGGCATTTTTTTATTGTTTGAGCATCCCTTTAAAGTAGGCGATACCATCGAACTTAAGGGTATTAATGGGGTGGTAGAGTCCATTGACTTACTCTCAACCAAGTTACGGACCTCCGATAATAAGCTTATCCGCATTCCAAATGAGGTGCTCATTAAATCTGAATTAGCCAATCTGAACTATTTTGACACACGCCGCATTGATTTAATTATTGGGGTGGCTTATCAAAGTAATATCAACGAAGTTAAAGCCACATTACTTGATATTGCCAGCCACTGTGCTCAAGTGCTAAAAGATCCTGCCCCCAATGTAAATATTAATAACTTTGCAGACTCTGCAATTGAGCTAAAATTCATGGTATGGGTTAAAACAGAAGATCACTCGGCAGTTAAAAATCAACTGCAGGAAATTATTAAAGAAAAGTTTGATCTCAAAGGGATTGAAATGCCCTTCCCGCAGGTCACCATTCACCGCGTTTAA
- a CDS encoding DUF2130 domain-containing protein, translating into MTEPTIRCPSCKTDIKLTESLAAPLIETTKKQFQQQLLEKDQAIFAKEEAVRQKENLLKQAEQQMQKKIADELEAQLKKERSRIAVEESQKAKLAMGSDLENRLKEIAELQAILKTRDEKLAEAQKMQAEAIKKQRELEDAKREMDLTIEKRINEGLESVKNKARLEAEEGLVFKIREKEQTISSMQKQIEDLKRKAEQGSQQLQGEVQELYLESMLQTKFPFDLIEPVPKGEFGGDVLQRVFGGNQQACGSILWESKRTKHWSDGWLSKLREDQRSAKAEISVLVSQALPDGVETFDLIDGVWVTHPKAAFPVATILRQSLLELSLARKSSEGQLGKMEMVYQYLTGSRFRQRIEAIVEAFSSMQTDLDKERKAIMKQWAKRTEQIERVMNATVGMYGDLQGIAGKSLQEIEGLELKALESDSL; encoded by the coding sequence ATGACTGAGCCCACCATTCGCTGTCCTTCCTGTAAAACAGACATCAAGTTAACCGAATCACTGGCAGCGCCTTTGATTGAAACCACAAAAAAGCAATTCCAGCAGCAATTACTGGAAAAAGATCAGGCAATATTTGCGAAAGAAGAAGCGGTACGCCAGAAAGAGAATCTGCTGAAACAAGCTGAGCAGCAAATGCAAAAGAAAATTGCTGATGAGCTTGAGGCTCAACTTAAAAAAGAGCGCAGCCGCATCGCTGTCGAAGAATCGCAAAAAGCTAAACTCGCAATGGGTTCCGATTTGGAAAACAGGCTCAAAGAGATTGCTGAATTACAGGCCATTCTTAAGACCCGTGATGAAAAACTTGCTGAAGCGCAAAAGATGCAGGCGGAAGCGATTAAAAAACAGCGTGAGCTGGAAGATGCAAAACGTGAAATGGATTTAACCATTGAAAAGCGTATTAATGAGGGCCTTGAGTCGGTTAAGAATAAGGCGCGTCTTGAAGCAGAAGAAGGGCTGGTTTTTAAAATCAGGGAAAAAGAACAAACCATTTCCAGCATGCAGAAACAGATTGAAGACCTGAAGCGAAAAGCGGAGCAGGGTTCGCAGCAATTGCAGGGGGAAGTGCAGGAGCTTTATCTGGAGTCCATGCTGCAGACCAAATTTCCCTTTGATTTAATTGAACCGGTGCCCAAAGGCGAGTTTGGCGGTGATGTGCTGCAAAGGGTATTTGGAGGTAATCAGCAGGCCTGCGGGAGTATTTTATGGGAATCCAAGCGCACCAAACACTGGAGTGATGGCTGGTTAAGTAAATTGAGAGAGGACCAGCGCAGCGCGAAAGCGGAAATTTCGGTTCTGGTCAGTCAGGCCCTACCGGATGGGGTTGAAACCTTCGATTTGATTGACGGCGTTTGGGTTACTCATCCAAAAGCAGCCTTTCCCGTGGCGACAATCCTTCGTCAGTCCTTACTCGAATTGTCTCTTGCCAGAAAATCGTCTGAAGGCCAGTTAGGCAAAATGGAAATGGTTTATCAATATCTCACCGGATCTCGCTTCCGGCAGCGGATTGAAGCCATCGTTGAAGCCTTTTCCTCAATGCAGACGGACCTGGATAAAGAGCGTAAAGCGATTATGAAACAATGGGCGAAGCGTACCGAGCAAATCGAACGGGTGATGAATGCCACCGTAGGAATGTATGGCGATTTACAAGGTATCGCCGGAAAATCCTTGCAGGAGATTGAGGGTCTGGAGTTGAAAGCTTTGGAGTCGGATAGTCTTTAG
- a CDS encoding autotransporter outer membrane beta-barrel domain-containing protein, with protein sequence MNHTLKTRTHFFFSGKPLISLLTIFCLSNPAWAVDWTGSVSNDWFDPLNWVPGVPAPGDSVIIDTIIPNSTEVNGNSTAFLVSLIVGDTNEGILDIVNGGVVSDFLAQIGTNVGSSGTVSVNGSGSQWSNAAVLELGGFGTGNLNILDGGAVNTANFTMGLTAGSLGILAMDNGLLNINSQWLIGFDGTGDVIIDNGSQVNSNTTTVAYTSNAVGVIDVVGPGSQWINSGDLIIGKGGFGDLCICDGGMVSNLNAILGADMGSTGGVGVEGEGSQWHTQGNLYIGLLSDGSLSIFFGGLVTSQSAVIAAGASSVSIADVNGENSLWSNNGSLTIGGSGNGSLFISGGGTVSNQQGIIAADAGAVGAVIVNGEGSVWNNTSLTVGQNSAGFLSIQDGGLVNVMEKTVLGSGSALLEIVANGVLKTNQLVGNSLFIATHFDGGILRANGNNDQFISGFLPGQLFVSCQGLTIDSNGFNIGTDNVFDGCGGLTKTGAGQLTIGGQQTYTGPTSVNQGILRIDGSLPGAIDVLPGARLQGTGSVGYAVIGGTIAPGNSIGTLSVLGNYLQLPGSVYELEINPAGQSDLISIGGTANIAGAEVLLLQSPGVYSAGTRYTILTALGGVTGTYNSLNEHLPFLDFILAYDPQHVYLDILRNGLRFSSAALTVNQFNTAEGVESLGGGNPVFDAISNLSSLQFAPQAFDSLSGEIHVSTLGAFMEESRYLRYAALNRLQQAFSGVKGLQVDANQKLQKQSGLTWWGQGFGAWGKLEGNGNAAQTDRRTRGFFLGADTTSVLPFRLGMIGGVSNSDIKVYARNSWVSSDNYDLGVYAGSRLSWFNLRGGAAYTWHDIHTQRNIVFPGFSSSVKSSSNGDTAQLFGELGYPLSMNNIEAEPFIGGSYVNVETRRFFESASSAALNGRGQENVFYSTLGLRETSNLLVNDKVNIAQRLMLGWQHANHHLDPQTLMAFNSGSNPFTIYGSPIARNSVLIDAGLLLQRPEMDHLQLKLSYIAQWASNVQDNGLSGTLIYRMS encoded by the coding sequence TTGAACCACACACTTAAAACAAGAACCCATTTCTTCTTTTCCGGCAAACCATTAATTTCCTTATTGACTATTTTCTGCTTATCCAATCCCGCATGGGCAGTTGACTGGACAGGGTCAGTGTCAAACGACTGGTTTGATCCTTTGAACTGGGTTCCAGGAGTCCCAGCTCCAGGTGATTCCGTAATCATAGATACAATTATTCCTAACTCGACTGAAGTCAACGGCAATTCAACGGCATTTCTGGTGTCCTTAATCGTTGGTGATACCAATGAAGGGATACTGGATATTGTAAATGGAGGTGTCGTAAGCGATTTTCTGGCGCAAATCGGTACCAATGTGGGCTCAAGCGGAACGGTGAGTGTAAATGGTTCTGGCTCACAGTGGAGTAATGCAGCTGTACTCGAGCTTGGCGGTTTTGGCACTGGCAATTTAAATATCCTGGATGGGGGGGCCGTCAATACGGCTAACTTCACCATGGGTCTAACCGCTGGTTCTCTTGGTATATTGGCGATGGATAACGGCTTGCTGAACATCAATAGCCAATGGTTAATCGGCTTTGATGGAACCGGAGACGTAATTATTGATAATGGCAGCCAGGTCAATAGTAACACCACCACGGTTGCTTATACTTCAAATGCGGTGGGTGTGATTGATGTGGTGGGTCCGGGGTCGCAGTGGATTAATAGTGGTGATCTGATTATCGGAAAGGGCGGATTCGGCGATTTGTGTATTTGTGACGGGGGCATGGTATCCAATCTGAATGCCATACTCGGTGCGGACATGGGTTCTACAGGAGGCGTGGGTGTAGAAGGTGAGGGCTCACAATGGCATACCCAAGGCAATTTATACATAGGATTATTATCAGACGGATCGCTGTCGATTTTCTTTGGCGGTCTGGTTACCTCCCAATCAGCCGTAATTGCTGCGGGCGCGAGCTCAGTCAGTATTGCCGATGTGAATGGCGAAAATTCACTATGGTCTAACAACGGCAGCCTGACTATCGGTGGATCCGGAAACGGCAGTCTGTTTATAAGCGGCGGCGGAACGGTGAGTAATCAGCAGGGGATTATTGCTGCCGACGCAGGAGCCGTGGGCGCGGTGATAGTGAATGGTGAGGGCTCAGTCTGGAATAATACGTCTTTGACAGTGGGACAAAACTCTGCGGGTTTTCTCAGTATTCAGGATGGAGGGCTGGTCAATGTGATGGAGAAAACTGTCCTTGGAAGCGGCTCTGCTCTGCTTGAGATTGTTGCCAATGGGGTTTTGAAGACGAATCAGTTAGTGGGTAACAGTCTCTTCATTGCCACTCATTTCGACGGGGGTATTCTCAGAGCTAATGGAAATAATGACCAGTTTATCAGCGGTTTTCTTCCTGGACAGTTGTTCGTGAGTTGCCAGGGCTTAACAATTGATTCCAATGGTTTTAATATCGGGACCGATAATGTGTTTGATGGCTGCGGCGGCTTAACCAAAACAGGGGCAGGCCAGTTAACCATTGGCGGCCAACAGACTTATACCGGCCCAACAAGTGTTAATCAGGGGATTTTACGAATCGATGGCAGCCTCCCCGGCGCGATTGATGTTTTGCCTGGCGCGCGCCTGCAAGGTACAGGTTCAGTGGGTTATGCAGTCATTGGCGGAACTATTGCCCCAGGCAATTCAATTGGCACTTTGTCTGTGCTGGGCAATTACCTGCAGCTTCCTGGCTCGGTTTACGAGCTTGAAATTAACCCAGCCGGTCAATCGGATTTGATCAGTATAGGAGGAACAGCGAATATCGCTGGCGCCGAAGTATTATTGCTTCAAAGCCCTGGGGTTTATTCCGCTGGAACGCGCTATACCATTTTAACAGCGCTTGGCGGGGTTACAGGGACCTACAATAGTCTTAATGAGCATTTACCGTTTCTGGATTTTATTCTTGCCTATGATCCGCAGCATGTTTATCTGGATATTCTGCGAAATGGTTTGCGATTCTCCAGTGCCGCCCTAACTGTCAATCAATTCAATACGGCGGAAGGGGTAGAGAGTCTTGGCGGCGGTAATCCGGTATTTGACGCAATCAGTAACCTCAGCAGTTTACAGTTCGCCCCACAGGCATTTGACAGCCTTTCTGGAGAAATCCATGTATCGACATTAGGCGCCTTTATGGAAGAAAGCCGTTATCTGCGCTATGCGGCTCTAAACCGCTTGCAACAGGCTTTCTCCGGCGTTAAAGGTTTACAGGTGGATGCTAATCAGAAACTCCAAAAGCAGTCAGGTCTCACCTGGTGGGGCCAGGGTTTTGGCGCCTGGGGTAAACTGGAAGGCAATGGGAATGCGGCGCAAACTGATCGCAGAACCCGTGGATTTTTTCTGGGAGCGGACACGACCTCTGTTTTGCCATTTCGTCTCGGAATGATTGGCGGGGTTAGTAATTCAGACATTAAAGTGTATGCACGCAACTCCTGGGTATCCAGCGACAATTATGATCTGGGAGTTTATGCGGGCAGTCGTCTGTCCTGGTTTAATTTACGAGGTGGAGCTGCCTATACCTGGCATGATATTCATACGCAACGTAATATTGTATTTCCCGGTTTTTCCAGCTCGGTTAAATCCAGTTCCAACGGCGATACGGCCCAATTGTTCGGGGAATTAGGCTATCCGCTCTCAATGAACAACATAGAGGCAGAGCCTTTTATAGGCGGGAGCTATGTGAATGTGGAAACGCGCCGCTTTTTCGAGTCAGCGAGTTCTGCCGCCTTAAATGGCCGCGGTCAGGAAAATGTTTTCTATTCAACTCTGGGGCTTCGTGAGACCTCGAATCTGCTCGTCAATGACAAAGTTAACATCGCTCAGCGTTTAATGCTCGGATGGCAGCACGCCAATCATCATCTTGATCCGCAGACCCTGATGGCGTTTAATAGCGGCAGCAATCCGTTTACTATTTACGGCAGCCCCATTGCCCGCAATTCGGTGTTAATTGATGCCGGATTATTATTGCAACGCCCAGAAATGGATCATTTGCAGTTGAAGCTTTCCTATATTGCACAATGGGCTTCCAATGTTCAGGATAATGGCCTTTCTGGTACGCTCATCTATCGCATGTCCTGA
- a CDS encoding chloride channel protein, with translation MIKKTAYLVMVTMIIGVLSGLGGMCIALLLHWIQHIAYGYSLQHIISPESFLQGVEAASGERRLLVLVICGLIAGIGWGLLYRFGTPLLGISNSIKKAEPMPVIATSIHSLLQVITVALGSPLGREVAPREIGALFAGWISQKSGLRSEDTKIMIACGAGAGLAAVYNVPLGGALFIAEVLLLSFNWSVLLPALVSSTIAVAVSWIGLGNQPQYDLSGLVLSPGIMAWSILTGPVYGLAGYWFSRIANQCRKAAKHNWQLPILCILNFSLIGVLAIFFPAILGNGKSVIHVEFGAVTLMSLSAILFLLRVITTWSSLRAGAEGGLLTPSMAAGALLGGFLGGLWNLYFPGIIPASFAAIGATAMLAASQKMPLTAIVLIFEFTRIDFSFIMPVLFAVCGSLAVCKLCMSLEK, from the coding sequence GTGATAAAAAAAACAGCCTATCTTGTTATGGTAACAATGATCATTGGAGTGCTTTCAGGCCTTGGTGGAATGTGTATCGCCTTGCTATTGCACTGGATACAGCATATTGCTTACGGTTACAGTCTACAGCATATTATCAGCCCGGAAAGCTTTCTCCAGGGTGTCGAGGCAGCGTCGGGCGAACGCCGGCTATTGGTTTTAGTCATTTGCGGCCTGATTGCCGGAATTGGCTGGGGGCTTCTCTATCGCTTTGGCACTCCACTGCTTGGAATCTCCAACTCCATTAAAAAAGCCGAACCTATGCCGGTCATTGCAACAAGCATCCACTCTCTTCTGCAGGTAATAACCGTTGCACTTGGTTCACCGCTGGGCAGAGAAGTAGCTCCTCGCGAAATAGGCGCACTGTTCGCTGGATGGATTTCGCAAAAAAGCGGGCTGAGAAGCGAAGATACCAAAATAATGATCGCTTGTGGGGCAGGTGCTGGCCTGGCCGCGGTTTACAACGTTCCATTGGGCGGCGCTCTGTTTATTGCAGAAGTCTTGTTGCTTAGCTTCAACTGGTCGGTGCTGCTTCCGGCCCTGGTTAGTTCGACTATTGCGGTCGCCGTCTCCTGGATTGGTCTCGGTAATCAACCGCAATATGATCTTTCAGGGTTAGTGCTCAGCCCCGGAATTATGGCCTGGTCAATACTCACCGGACCTGTTTATGGGCTTGCGGGTTACTGGTTCAGTAGAATCGCGAATCAATGCCGTAAAGCGGCGAAGCACAACTGGCAACTACCTATTCTTTGTATTCTTAATTTTAGCTTAATCGGCGTGCTGGCTATTTTCTTTCCGGCTATTTTAGGGAACGGTAAAAGCGTCATTCATGTCGAATTTGGCGCCGTCACGCTGATGTCGCTCTCGGCAATATTATTCCTGTTGCGTGTTATAACCACCTGGTCGAGTTTACGGGCCGGGGCAGAAGGGGGCTTGTTAACCCCCTCCATGGCGGCCGGTGCCTTGTTGGGCGGTTTTTTAGGGGGTTTATGGAATCTGTATTTTCCAGGTATAATCCCCGCGTCCTTTGCTGCAATTGGCGCCACCGCGATGCTGGCTGCAAGCCAAAAAATGCCGCTGACTGCTATTGTGCTTATCTTTGAATTTACCCGTATCGATTTCAGTTTTATTATGCCCGTCCTCTTTGCAGTATGCGGATCACTTGCCGTTTGCAAATTGTGCATGAGCCTTGAAAAATAA
- a CDS encoding aminotransferase class I/II-fold pyridoxal phosphate-dependent enzyme: MRDPVGQNANNADQVMTQATWVNHIESLIEQGLSPKEIAAGMLKPTGKTGYLNLQNKPYLIKAGMGRPTYPASVAAVLKKYFSNIEETAKKERRELENTSGKGALDYGDPQGDEANRKMMAAAMSNWYDAPISPQDILFTVGGAGGLHLVFEVLNQLNDNVPFRMITPFPHYSLYASNPGHKLHPIDVFKLPGYKLTAEAIEASIIEAYEAAKEDHIQPKAILICNPNNPMGTVIDAEEMKKIAVVLKKYPDLRVIFDEAYTEMNYVRRGLLEILEDLLKENPNLKIILDEAHEKMGMEEKVNFLNLVGALLQQHKLQKEHLPNLRKEYYKTLDTVMSGSISLNTMYRFLTLRSQLAYLEKAASNLLVDKSIKDNYGDKVYHSLRKLASALEKDPRLPEMLEQAQAIKDKENASLAKLAPELLDRIIIMRSATKAFSAAGERLAVLMAFDPVFMRELKTLQINTVGHAPRSLQKAYAETMANLNEKEHLLMKYFYKAKVDYVTQRAKQMGITLPSAEYRTEGTFYVPVDLSELFGMKIPKGASRALEKEGVVSNDLELAYSLLYKDLLSISPFSYCGVDGKKGYMRITCCSPQDELREMMDRIEKRILKVRLEKNKKMRHEIEQLLHSYENIETTFSRSSLLAEPSSRDRWAEQSPKNEPSLSSSQEEERSSIEEFAREIRIRYQNISREKEPSARGVKKANQQLENILSELRPAIMRATRLGQRIAARKIKNFLSHNFLASKNVKDKKNQQREEDAIWKRVVDKMFNKDCPQKESLLCLTREKRMDYAEYTEALNKLQTNDSVPQRPRTQ, from the coding sequence ATGAGAGACCCCGTAGGCCAAAATGCAAATAATGCTGATCAGGTAATGACACAAGCAACTTGGGTAAACCACATCGAATCGCTTATCGAGCAAGGTCTTTCCCCAAAAGAAATTGCGGCCGGGATGTTAAAACCAACCGGCAAAACTGGCTACCTGAATCTACAAAACAAACCCTACCTAATCAAGGCAGGCATGGGAAGACCGACTTATCCCGCTTCCGTTGCCGCCGTTTTGAAAAAGTACTTCTCTAATATAGAGGAAACGGCTAAAAAAGAAAGACGTGAGTTAGAAAATACTTCCGGCAAGGGTGCACTGGATTACGGTGATCCCCAGGGAGATGAGGCGAATCGAAAAATGATGGCCGCCGCTATGTCCAATTGGTATGATGCCCCAATCTCACCTCAGGATATTCTGTTTACTGTCGGTGGAGCCGGAGGCCTGCATTTAGTATTTGAAGTGCTGAATCAATTAAATGATAACGTGCCCTTCCGGATGATAACTCCTTTTCCTCATTATTCACTCTATGCTTCAAATCCCGGGCATAAACTTCATCCTATCGATGTGTTCAAGCTCCCTGGATACAAACTGACTGCCGAGGCGATTGAGGCCAGTATTATTGAAGCTTATGAAGCGGCCAAAGAAGATCATATCCAGCCCAAAGCGATTTTAATTTGTAATCCCAATAACCCGATGGGTACAGTGATTGACGCAGAAGAGATGAAAAAAATTGCGGTCGTACTTAAAAAATACCCTGATTTGCGCGTCATCTTTGATGAAGCCTATACAGAAATGAATTATGTGCGCAGGGGTCTTCTGGAAATACTTGAAGACTTACTTAAAGAAAACCCGAATTTAAAAATTATTCTTGATGAAGCCCATGAAAAAATGGGGATGGAAGAAAAAGTTAATTTTTTAAATCTGGTGGGTGCCCTGCTCCAACAACATAAGCTTCAGAAGGAACATTTGCCCAATCTGAGAAAAGAATACTATAAAACCCTGGATACGGTAATGAGCGGTTCCATTTCACTCAACACGATGTACAGGTTCCTCACCTTGAGGTCGCAACTGGCCTATCTCGAAAAGGCCGCTAGTAATCTGCTGGTTGATAAATCCATCAAAGATAACTATGGCGACAAGGTCTATCATTCCCTGAGGAAACTCGCATCGGCTCTGGAAAAAGATCCAAGACTTCCTGAAATGCTGGAACAGGCTCAGGCTATCAAAGATAAGGAAAATGCTTCACTGGCAAAGCTGGCCCCTGAGTTACTTGATCGAATTATTATTATGCGTTCAGCAACAAAAGCCTTCTCTGCCGCAGGAGAGAGGCTAGCTGTTTTAATGGCCTTTGATCCTGTGTTTATGCGTGAACTCAAAACCTTGCAAATCAACACCGTGGGTCATGCGCCGCGCTCTTTACAAAAAGCCTATGCCGAAACGATGGCGAATCTTAATGAAAAAGAGCATCTGCTCATGAAGTATTTTTATAAGGCAAAAGTCGATTATGTAACCCAGCGTGCCAAACAAATGGGGATTACCCTGCCTTCAGCCGAGTATCGTACCGAGGGCACCTTCTATGTTCCAGTGGATTTAAGTGAATTATTTGGAATGAAAATTCCTAAAGGCGCAAGCAGAGCGCTGGAAAAAGAGGGGGTAGTCAGCAATGATTTGGAGTTAGCTTATAGTTTGCTATATAAAGATCTGCTGTCCATTAGTCCTTTTTCCTATTGTGGTGTCGACGGTAAAAAAGGATATATGCGTATTACCTGCTGCAGCCCGCAGGATGAGTTACGTGAAATGATGGACCGAATCGAAAAGCGCATTCTTAAAGTCAGACTTGAAAAGAATAAAAAAATGCGCCATGAAATTGAACAATTACTTCATAGTTATGAAAATATTGAAACTACCTTTTCAAGAAGCAGTTTATTAGCTGAGCCGTCTTCAAGAGATCGCTGGGCTGAGCAAAGTCCTAAAAATGAACCCTCTCTATCATCAAGCCAGGAAGAAGAAAGAAGCAGTATCGAGGAATTTGCCCGCGAAATCAGAATTCGTTATCAAAACATTAGCAGGGAAAAGGAACCCAGCGCACGTGGAGTTAAAAAAGCAAATCAACAGCTTGAAAACATACTGTCGGAATTGCGGCCTGCAATTATGAGAGCAACCCGATTAGGCCAAAGAATAGCCGCTCGCAAAATTAAAAACTTCCTATCCCATAATTTTCTTGCCAGCAAGAATGTTAAAGACAAAAAAAACCAGCAGCGCGAAGAAGATGCAATCTGGAAGAGAGTTGTCGATAAAATGTTTAATAAAGATTGCCCACAAAAAGAAAGCCTTCTCTGCCTTACACGTGAAAAACGAATGGACTATGCCGAATATACAGAGGCACTCAATAAGTTACAAACTAATGACAGCGTTCCCCAGCGCCCTCGCACACAATAA